A stretch of Episyrphus balteatus chromosome 2, idEpiBalt1.1, whole genome shotgun sequence DNA encodes these proteins:
- the LOC129908553 gene encoding mitogen-activated protein kinase kinase kinase kinase 4 isoform X8, whose protein sequence is MAHQLAPSVNCSLDDIDLNALKDPAGIFELIEVVGNGTYGQVYKGRHTKTGQLAAIKVMDVTEDEEEEIKLEINVLKKYSNHRNIATYYGAFIKKSPPGKDDQLWLVMEYCGAGSVTDLVKSTKGQSLKEEWIAYICREILRGLSYLHSNKVIHRDIKGQNVLLTDNAEVKLVDFGVSAQLDRTIGRRNTFIGTPYWMAPEVIACDENPEATYDNRSDLWSLGITALEMAESQPPLCDLHPMRALFLIPRNSPPRLKSKKWSKKFHGFIDTVLVKDYHQRPYTDQLLKHAFIKDQPTDRQVRIQLKDHIDRCKKRKQEKEREDYPYSGSDNDEEEPQIAGEPSSIIQAPGGDTLRRNFQQIQEGRVGANEVQPQPQANRNQKPQSRDQRQQIEEPGPPSRPALPQRLIVVPDPPQHANRPLPPTPKGSGSSPQSQQQTPQQQQRNSQNIFKPMLPPRRPEDLDMLAAQLNELGVSQQSQQMVSAGQQQAQPEAPPRNNRQSSASVTSSSSASAQQQQQQLKPAPAPPVVNNHHVPVNPLDPIDDSDSDSEPEEPNERGRNDGTLLASDPPKPLPGLGPVSEDTTSPPASHGIGGPPNRPLPPTPDDDDQAGDRTLIMKRKLENQKQKPANTAATQGQATGRNEAEESVLLRDWDIEKFFPNRGASLNRSNTSTLKSDQKMVMHRSSISEVPNNAAAARKAAAISAPLTSISTSAISVVTSSSSSSSPAQRKLSQPMPNRSNTSSSTTTNSALTNTPKNSNNSAVNNNKNHKRQESDSKLPMNFVRGFRRENSDFFPLTKRHSAVLGERMANNGSGGGIAPINNINSNTPLQQRASALFQRSTNMFSKSDDNNKAKPELKSLKKSESNKQINVSPQQQQNQQQQSIVNQNQKSEPTKSSWSSSLTGRNLDFLRPRREKTESVIFLQNYAARQQLIMAQQQQQQQNRSGESSGLGTPGTRTSSVLPDLLSQASPATPPRHDKSSSEEKQRSFLTFGFGAGGSGGSRRESHVNVNVTPTSHDASSDTPEIRKYKKRFNSEILCAALWGVNLLIGTENGLMLLDRSGQGKVYQLISRRRFQQMEVLEGQNILVTISGKKNRVRVYYLSWLKSKILRTDGLSDQVERRNGWINVGDLQGAVHFKIVKYERIKFLVIALKDSIEIYAWAPKPYHKFMAFKNFGELEHRPLLVDLTIEDQSRLKVIYGSAEGFHAVDLDSAEVYDIYLPKHTQGAIIPHCIVALPNSNGMQLLLCYDNEGVYVNTVGRVSKNIVLQWGEMPTSVAYIGTGQIMGWGNKAIEIRSVETGHLDGVFMHKKAQRLKFLCERNDKVFFSSAKGASSCQIYFMTLNKPGMANWLLKQADMLMETFWESRQQAPKGCKN, encoded by the exons GGACGACACACAAAAACTGGACAATTGGCTGCCATTAAAGTAATGGACGTTACcgaagatgaagaagaagaaatcaAGCTAGAAATTAACGTGcttaaaaaatactcaaatcaTCGTAACATTGCCACATACTATGGTGCATTCATAAAGAAATCTCCTCCAGGAAAAGATGATCAACTATGGTTGGTTATGGAGTATTGTGGTGCCGGTTCTGTAACTGATTTGGTAAAATCAACAAAAGGACAGAGTCTCAAAGAAGAATGGATTGCGTATATATGTCGTGAAATATTACGCGGTCTTAGTTATTTGCATTCGAATAAAGTTATTCATCGTGACATTAAGGGTCAAAATGTACTCCTTACAGATAATGCTGAAGTCAAATTGGTTGATTTTGGTGTATCAGCTCAGTTAGATCGAACGATAGGCAGAAGAAATACATTTATTG GTACTCCTTATTGGATGGCTCCTGAGGTTATTGCATGCGATGAAAATCCAGAAGCAACTTATGACAACCGATCAGATCTCTGGTCATTGGGTATTACGGCATTGGAAATGGCCGAATCACAACCACCACTTTGTGACTTGCATCCAATGAGGGCTTTGTTCTTGATTCCACGCAATTCACCACCAAGacttaaatctaaaaaatggtctaAAAAATTTCATGGATTTATCGACACGGTTCTTG TGAAAGACTATCATCAGAGGCCTTACACAGATCAGTTATTAAAGCATGCATTCATTAAAGATCAACCTACTGATCGACAAGTGCGAATACAACTCAAAGATCACATTGATCGTTGTAAGAAACGAAAGCAAGAGAAAGAACGCGAAGACTATCCTTACTCTGGTTCGGATAATGACGAGGAAGAACCCCAGATTGCCGGTGAGCCAAGTTCCATTATCCAAGCGCCAGGTGGAGACACTCTGCGTCGTAACTTCCAACAAATCCAAGAAGGACGAGTGGGTGCAAATGAAGTTCAGCCACAGCCGCAGGCTAATAGAAATCAAAAACCGCAATCT CGTGATCAACGTCAGCAGATTGAAGAGCCAGGTCCACCTTCGCGACCGGCATTGCCACAACGTTTGATAGTCGTTCCAGATCCCCCACAACATGCCAATCGTCCCCTGCCGCCGACTCCCAAAGGTTCCGGCTCTTCACCACAATCCCAACAGCAGACACCCCAGCAACAGCAGCGCAATTCTCAAAATATATTCAAGCCAATG CTTCCACCGAGGAGACCTGAG GATTTGGACATGTTAGCTGCACAATTAAATGAATTGGGCGTCTCTCAACAGTCACAGCAAATGGTCTCCGCTGGACAACAACAGGCTCAACCCGAAGCACCGCCAAGAAATAATCGTCAATCGTCGGCTTCCgtgacatcatcatcatctgcatcggcacaacaacaacaacaacaattgaaaCCGGCACCAGCTCCTCCAGTTGTGAATAATCATCATGTGCCGGTGAATCCATTAGATCCGATTGATGACAGTGATTCGGATAGTGAGCCAGAGGAACCGAATGAACGTGGCCGCAACGATGGTACATTGCTTGCAAGTGATCCACCTAAACCACT ACCCGGCCTTGGACCAGTCTCAGAGGATACAACCAGTCCCCCGGCTTCTCATGGTATTGGAGGTCCACCCAATCGCCCACTGCCCCCAACACCCGATGACGATGATCAAGCTGGTGATCGAACTCTAATCATGAAAAGG AAActagaaaatcaaaaacaaaagccAGCCAACACCGCCGCAACACAAGGTCAAGCTACCGGAAGAAATGAAGCCGAAGAATCAGTGCTCCTTCGTGACTGGGACATCGAAAAATTCTTTCCAAATCGTGGTGCAAGTTTAAATCGTTCGAATACAAGTACATTAAAATCTGATCAAAAGATGGTAATGCATCGTAGTAGCATCTCAGAAGTGCCTAATAATGCAGCAGCAGCTAGAAAAGCTGCAGCTATATCAGCTCCATTAACCAGTATTTCAACCTCTGCAATCTCTGTTGTAACGTCTTCCTCTTCATCTTCATCACCTGCTCAAAGAAAACTATCACAACCAATGCCAAATAGATCAAacacatcatcatcaacaacaactaACAGTGCCTTAacaaatacaccaaaaaatAGTAACAATAGTGCcgtaaataacaataaaaatcaCAAAAGACAAGAGTCTGATTCCAAATTGCCAATGAATTTCGTCCGAGGCTTCCGCAGAGAGAATTCTGATTTCTTTCCACTCACAAAACGTCATTCGGCTGTTCTTGGTGAAAGAATGGCAAATAATGGCAGTGGTGGTGGAATTGCaccaataaataatataaacagTAATACTCCATTACAACAACGTGCCAGTGCGTTATTCCAACGCAGTACGAATATGTTTAGTAAGAGTGACGATAATAATAAGGCCAAGCCTgaattaaaatcacttaaaaaatctgaaagtaataaacaaataaatgtttcaccccaacaacaacaaaatcaacaGCAACAGTCGATagttaatcaaaaccaaaaatccgaACCAACTAAATCGAGTTGGAGCAGTAGCTTAACCGGAAGAAATCTAGACTTTTTAAGGCCTCGACGTGAAAAGACTGAATCGGttatatttttgcaaaactatGCGGCCAGACAACAATTGATTATGGctcagcagcaacaacagcagcag AACCGAAGCGGAGAGAGTAGTGGCTTGGGTACTCCTGGAACTCGAACGAGTAGCGTTTTGCCAGACTTACTTAGTCAAGCATCGCCAGCAACTCCACCACGCCATGATAAATCCTCCAGTGAAGAG AAACAAAGGAGCTTCCTCACTTTCGGATTTGGTGCCGGCGGTTCGGGTGGATCCCGTCGGGAGAGTCATGTGAATGTCAATGTGACACCAACGTCGCATGACGCCTCAAGTGACACTCCTGAAATTCGAAAATACAAGAAGCGTTTCAATTCGGAAATTTTGTGTGCTGCATTGTGGGGTGTCAATTTGCTGATAGGAACCGAGAATGGTTTAATGTTGCTCGATCGATCGGGACAAGGAaag GTCTATCAATTGATCTCTCGTCGCCGATTCCAACAGATGGAAGTTCTCGAAGGACAGAATATCTTGGTAACAATATCTGGAAAAAAGAATCGTGTTCGTGTGTATTATCTTTCATGGTTAAAGTCAAAAATCCTTAGAACCGATGGTCTGTCAGAC CAAGTAGAACGACGCAATGGTTGGATTAATGTCGGAGATCTTCAAGGTGCTGTACATTTCAAAATAGTTAAATACGAAAGGATTAAGTTCCTAGTGATTGCATTAAAAGACTCGATTGAAATTTATGCGTGGGCGCCAAAGCCTTACCATAAGTTCATGGCATTTAAA aattttggTGAACTTGAACATCGTCCTCTGTTAGTGGATCTTACAATAGAAGATCAATCCAGATTGAAAGTTATTTACGGCTCAGCCGAAGGTTTCCATGCTGTCGATCTGGACTCTGCTGAAGTTTATGATATCTATCTTCCTAAACAT acTCAGGGTGCAATCATACCGCATTGTATTGTAGCGCTTCCAAACTCTAATGGAATGCAATTACTTCTTTGCTATGATAATGAAGGAGTTTATGTGAATACAGTTGGTCGAGTATCGAAGAATATTGTTTTGCAg tgGGGCGAGATGCCAACATCAGTAGCTTACATCGGTACGGGACAAATTATGGGCTGGGGCAATAAAGCAATTGAA aTTCGTTCAGTTGAAACCGGTCATTTAGACGGTGTGTTTATGCACAAAAAAGCTCAACGTTTGAAATTCCTTTGCGAAAGGAATGATAAGGTGTTCTTCAGCAGTGCCAAAGGTGCTTCATCGTGTCAAATATACTTTATGACACTCAATAAGCCTGGTATGGCTAACTG gttgctAAAACAAGCTGATATGTTGATGGAAACATTCTGGGAAAGCAGGCAACAAGCTCCAAAGGGATGTAAAAATTAG
- the LOC129908553 gene encoding mitogen-activated protein kinase kinase kinase kinase 4 isoform X1 — MAHQLAPSVNCSLDDIDLNALKDPAGIFELIEVVGNGTYGQVYKGRHTKTGQLAAIKVMDVTEDEEEEIKLEINVLKKYSNHRNIATYYGAFIKKSPPGKDDQLWLVMEYCGAGSVTDLVKSTKGQSLKEEWIAYICREILRGLSYLHSNKVIHRDIKGQNVLLTDNAEVKLVDFGVSAQLDRTIGRRNTFIGTPYWMAPEVIACDENPEATYDNRSDLWSLGITALEMAESQPPLCDLHPMRALFLIPRNSPPRLKSKKWSKKFHGFIDTVLVKDYHQRPYTDQLLKHAFIKDQPTDRQVRIQLKDHIDRCKKRKQEKEREDYPYSGSDNDEEEPQIAGEPSSIIQAPGGDTLRRNFQQIQEGRVGANEVQPQPQANRNQKPQSRDQRQQIEEPGPPSRPALPQRLIVVPDPPQHANRPLPPTPKGSGSSPQSQQQTPQQQQRNSQNIFKPMLPPRRPEDLDMLAAQLNELGVSQQSQQMVSAGQQQAQPEAPPRNNRQSSASVTSSSSASAQQQQQQLKPAPAPPVVNNHHVPVNPLDPIDDSDSDSEPEEPNERGRNDGTLLASDPPKPLPGLGPVSEDTTSPPASHGIGGPPNRPLPPTPDDDDQAGDRTLIMKRKLENQKQKPANTAATQGQATGRNEAEESVLLRDWDIEKFFPNRGASLNRSNTSTLKSDQKMVMHRSSISEVPNNAAAARKAAAISAPLTSISTSAISVVTSSSSSSSPAQRKLSQPMPNRSNTSSSTTTNSALTNTPKNSNNSAVNNNKNHKRQESDSKLPMNFVRGFRRENSDFFPLTKRHSAVLGERMANNGSGGGIAPINNINSNTPLQQRASALFQRSTNMFSKSDDNNKAKPELKSLKKSESNKQINVSPQQQQNQQQQSIVNQNQKSEPTKSSWSSSLTGRNLDFLRPRREKTESVIFLQNYAARQQLIMAQQQQQQQNRSGESSGLGTPGTRTSSVLPDLLSQASPATPPRHDKSSSEEYRAAVSSSVHSTPSKSFIASNSSPQSTISSSSRQNSPNHSITKTRSSSSINNCNKSISPPSLPPHAYALQQKQRSFLTFGFGAGGSGGSRRESHVNVNVTPTSHDASSDTPEIRKYKKRFNSEILCAALWGVNLLIGTENGLMLLDRSGQGKVYQLISRRRFQQMEVLEGQNILVTISGKKNRVRVYYLSWLKSKILRTDGLSDQVERRNGWINVGDLQGAVHFKIVKYERIKFLVIALKDSIEIYAWAPKPYHKFMAFKNFGELEHRPLLVDLTIEDQSRLKVIYGSAEGFHAVDLDSAEVYDIYLPKHTQGAIIPHCIVALPNSNGMQLLLCYDNEGVYVNTVGRVSKNIVLQWGEMPTSVAYIGTGQIMGWGNKAIEIRSVETGHLDGVFMHKKAQRLKFLCERNDKVFFSSAKGASSCQIYFMTLNKPGMANWLLKQADMLMETFWESRQQAPKGCKN, encoded by the exons GGACGACACACAAAAACTGGACAATTGGCTGCCATTAAAGTAATGGACGTTACcgaagatgaagaagaagaaatcaAGCTAGAAATTAACGTGcttaaaaaatactcaaatcaTCGTAACATTGCCACATACTATGGTGCATTCATAAAGAAATCTCCTCCAGGAAAAGATGATCAACTATGGTTGGTTATGGAGTATTGTGGTGCCGGTTCTGTAACTGATTTGGTAAAATCAACAAAAGGACAGAGTCTCAAAGAAGAATGGATTGCGTATATATGTCGTGAAATATTACGCGGTCTTAGTTATTTGCATTCGAATAAAGTTATTCATCGTGACATTAAGGGTCAAAATGTACTCCTTACAGATAATGCTGAAGTCAAATTGGTTGATTTTGGTGTATCAGCTCAGTTAGATCGAACGATAGGCAGAAGAAATACATTTATTG GTACTCCTTATTGGATGGCTCCTGAGGTTATTGCATGCGATGAAAATCCAGAAGCAACTTATGACAACCGATCAGATCTCTGGTCATTGGGTATTACGGCATTGGAAATGGCCGAATCACAACCACCACTTTGTGACTTGCATCCAATGAGGGCTTTGTTCTTGATTCCACGCAATTCACCACCAAGacttaaatctaaaaaatggtctaAAAAATTTCATGGATTTATCGACACGGTTCTTG TGAAAGACTATCATCAGAGGCCTTACACAGATCAGTTATTAAAGCATGCATTCATTAAAGATCAACCTACTGATCGACAAGTGCGAATACAACTCAAAGATCACATTGATCGTTGTAAGAAACGAAAGCAAGAGAAAGAACGCGAAGACTATCCTTACTCTGGTTCGGATAATGACGAGGAAGAACCCCAGATTGCCGGTGAGCCAAGTTCCATTATCCAAGCGCCAGGTGGAGACACTCTGCGTCGTAACTTCCAACAAATCCAAGAAGGACGAGTGGGTGCAAATGAAGTTCAGCCACAGCCGCAGGCTAATAGAAATCAAAAACCGCAATCT CGTGATCAACGTCAGCAGATTGAAGAGCCAGGTCCACCTTCGCGACCGGCATTGCCACAACGTTTGATAGTCGTTCCAGATCCCCCACAACATGCCAATCGTCCCCTGCCGCCGACTCCCAAAGGTTCCGGCTCTTCACCACAATCCCAACAGCAGACACCCCAGCAACAGCAGCGCAATTCTCAAAATATATTCAAGCCAATG CTTCCACCGAGGAGACCTGAG GATTTGGACATGTTAGCTGCACAATTAAATGAATTGGGCGTCTCTCAACAGTCACAGCAAATGGTCTCCGCTGGACAACAACAGGCTCAACCCGAAGCACCGCCAAGAAATAATCGTCAATCGTCGGCTTCCgtgacatcatcatcatctgcatcggcacaacaacaacaacaacaattgaaaCCGGCACCAGCTCCTCCAGTTGTGAATAATCATCATGTGCCGGTGAATCCATTAGATCCGATTGATGACAGTGATTCGGATAGTGAGCCAGAGGAACCGAATGAACGTGGCCGCAACGATGGTACATTGCTTGCAAGTGATCCACCTAAACCACT ACCCGGCCTTGGACCAGTCTCAGAGGATACAACCAGTCCCCCGGCTTCTCATGGTATTGGAGGTCCACCCAATCGCCCACTGCCCCCAACACCCGATGACGATGATCAAGCTGGTGATCGAACTCTAATCATGAAAAGG AAActagaaaatcaaaaacaaaagccAGCCAACACCGCCGCAACACAAGGTCAAGCTACCGGAAGAAATGAAGCCGAAGAATCAGTGCTCCTTCGTGACTGGGACATCGAAAAATTCTTTCCAAATCGTGGTGCAAGTTTAAATCGTTCGAATACAAGTACATTAAAATCTGATCAAAAGATGGTAATGCATCGTAGTAGCATCTCAGAAGTGCCTAATAATGCAGCAGCAGCTAGAAAAGCTGCAGCTATATCAGCTCCATTAACCAGTATTTCAACCTCTGCAATCTCTGTTGTAACGTCTTCCTCTTCATCTTCATCACCTGCTCAAAGAAAACTATCACAACCAATGCCAAATAGATCAAacacatcatcatcaacaacaactaACAGTGCCTTAacaaatacaccaaaaaatAGTAACAATAGTGCcgtaaataacaataaaaatcaCAAAAGACAAGAGTCTGATTCCAAATTGCCAATGAATTTCGTCCGAGGCTTCCGCAGAGAGAATTCTGATTTCTTTCCACTCACAAAACGTCATTCGGCTGTTCTTGGTGAAAGAATGGCAAATAATGGCAGTGGTGGTGGAATTGCaccaataaataatataaacagTAATACTCCATTACAACAACGTGCCAGTGCGTTATTCCAACGCAGTACGAATATGTTTAGTAAGAGTGACGATAATAATAAGGCCAAGCCTgaattaaaatcacttaaaaaatctgaaagtaataaacaaataaatgtttcaccccaacaacaacaaaatcaacaGCAACAGTCGATagttaatcaaaaccaaaaatccgaACCAACTAAATCGAGTTGGAGCAGTAGCTTAACCGGAAGAAATCTAGACTTTTTAAGGCCTCGACGTGAAAAGACTGAATCGGttatatttttgcaaaactatGCGGCCAGACAACAATTGATTATGGctcagcagcaacaacagcagcag AACCGAAGCGGAGAGAGTAGTGGCTTGGGTACTCCTGGAACTCGAACGAGTAGCGTTTTGCCAGACTTACTTAGTCAAGCATCGCCAGCAACTCCACCACGCCATGATAAATCCTCCAGTGAAGAG TATCGAGCGGCCGTTAGTTCATCAGTCCATTCCACACCTTCCAAGTCGTTTATCGCGTCGAATAGTTCGCCACAATCGACTATTTCGTCGTCGTCACGACAAAATAGTCCAAATCATTCGATTACAAAAACTAGATCGAGTAGTAGTATTAATAATTGTAATAAATCTATATCACCACCTTCACTTCCGCCCCATGCCTATGCTCTCCAACAGAAACAAAGGAGCTTCCTCACTTTCGGATTTGGTGCCGGCGGTTCGGGTGGATCCCGTCGGGAGAGTCATGTGAATGTCAATGTGACACCAACGTCGCATGACGCCTCAAGTGACACTCCTGAAATTCGAAAATACAAGAAGCGTTTCAATTCGGAAATTTTGTGTGCTGCATTGTGGGGTGTCAATTTGCTGATAGGAACCGAGAATGGTTTAATGTTGCTCGATCGATCGGGACAAGGAaag GTCTATCAATTGATCTCTCGTCGCCGATTCCAACAGATGGAAGTTCTCGAAGGACAGAATATCTTGGTAACAATATCTGGAAAAAAGAATCGTGTTCGTGTGTATTATCTTTCATGGTTAAAGTCAAAAATCCTTAGAACCGATGGTCTGTCAGAC CAAGTAGAACGACGCAATGGTTGGATTAATGTCGGAGATCTTCAAGGTGCTGTACATTTCAAAATAGTTAAATACGAAAGGATTAAGTTCCTAGTGATTGCATTAAAAGACTCGATTGAAATTTATGCGTGGGCGCCAAAGCCTTACCATAAGTTCATGGCATTTAAA aattttggTGAACTTGAACATCGTCCTCTGTTAGTGGATCTTACAATAGAAGATCAATCCAGATTGAAAGTTATTTACGGCTCAGCCGAAGGTTTCCATGCTGTCGATCTGGACTCTGCTGAAGTTTATGATATCTATCTTCCTAAACAT acTCAGGGTGCAATCATACCGCATTGTATTGTAGCGCTTCCAAACTCTAATGGAATGCAATTACTTCTTTGCTATGATAATGAAGGAGTTTATGTGAATACAGTTGGTCGAGTATCGAAGAATATTGTTTTGCAg tgGGGCGAGATGCCAACATCAGTAGCTTACATCGGTACGGGACAAATTATGGGCTGGGGCAATAAAGCAATTGAA aTTCGTTCAGTTGAAACCGGTCATTTAGACGGTGTGTTTATGCACAAAAAAGCTCAACGTTTGAAATTCCTTTGCGAAAGGAATGATAAGGTGTTCTTCAGCAGTGCCAAAGGTGCTTCATCGTGTCAAATATACTTTATGACACTCAATAAGCCTGGTATGGCTAACTG gttgctAAAACAAGCTGATATGTTGATGGAAACATTCTGGGAAAGCAGGCAACAAGCTCCAAAGGGATGTAAAAATTAG